Within Saccharomonospora cyanea NA-134, the genomic segment CTGGCGATCGTCGGCCTCGCGGTCAGCGGGCTGGGCGTCGACGTCGGCCAGTGGCTGGCCAGTCTGTTCACGAGCTGACGTAGGGCACGCGCGGTGCGCATTCGAACTGACGACGAGATCTACCGCGTCGACGCCGTCTGGCTCGGTCCGCCGAAGGCCACCTTCCCGTGGCGGGCGCGCTACGTCGCGTGGGGCGTGGGGATCCCGGTTTTCCTCGTCGTGCTCGGTGTCGAGCGGCAGGTCGGTATCGGCTTCGACTTCTTCTCCACGGCGTGGGCGCTGGTCATCACCATCGCCCTCACCCGCATCATCACCTCGAAGATCAGCCACGAGCGTCCGCTGGGCGCGGTGTTCACGATGTGGTGGCGCGAACTCCACGCGCCCCGCGAACGCCGGACCCCGACGGGCGGTGCCGCGAGCGCGAGCAAGCTCAGAGTGAACCGCGAGCGGCCGAGACCGCGAGCCAAGCGCCGTGGCGGGGCCCGGCGTGGTGCGGCACCGCCGCCCGCTCCGTACCCGCCAGACAGCCCAGCACGAGCGCGCCGTCGCCCGGCGGCGGTCGGGAGGTAGTCGTTGTTCGGTCGCGGCAGTAGCCGGAAAGCCCAGTACCCGGCAGCAGCGCAGAGGGCCGGAAGCGGCCGCCGGGGCAGGCGGCTGCCCGGCGAGCAGTCCATTCCCAGCTACACACCGTCGATCGCCGCTCGTTCGATCGACGGGCACCTGCTTCGCACCGGGCACGAGGTGTACGCGTGGTACCGGCTGGCGCCCCAGCGGTGGTCGTTCCGGTCGGACTCGCAGCGACGGGACCTGATCGCCGCGATCGCCGGCCAGTACGCGGAGCTCCAGGGCCGCTGGCTGCACCTTCGTGTCACCACCCGGCCGTATCCCATCAGGATGTGGGCCGAGGCGCACGTCCACAACGCCCACGGCCGCCCCTCCGACGTGCCGGATGCCCTGTCGTTCGACGACTACCTGGTCGGCGAGCAGCAGCAGTTGATGGGGCGGTCGATGGCGGAGAAGGAGGTCTACCTGGGGGTCCAGGTCCAGACCCGTCGGGTGGTCGACCGCGCGGTGGAACGTGCCGCGCCGTTGCTGCGCAAGATCCTGCCCGAGGCCGTGGACGCCGAGCTGGCCGCGTTGGACTCCGAGGTGGAGCACCTCGACCAGGTCATCGGCGCGCCGGGCCTCGAGGGGCGTCCGGTGCAGGCCGAGGAGATGTCCTGGTTGATGCACCGTTCGTGCTCGCTGGGGCTGCCCGCGCCGAGGAACCTGCCCGCCGTGCCGGGGGCGGCGTGGGAGCCGGAGGACCTCGCGAGCTTCACCGACGCCGCGGACTTCCACTGCGAGCCGTACGCGCCCACCGTCACGGTGCGGGGCCGCACCGGCTCCAACGCGGGCGTCGCGCGGCACGTCGCCGTCCTCACCGTGGGCCAGATGCACGGCCTTTCGATCCCCGAGGTCGACGACCCGTGGGTGCAGCACGCCGACCGGCTGCCGTCGGCGGTGGAGTGGTCGGCGCGCATCTACGTGCGTAGGCCGGAAGAGGTCGCGGGCGAGCTGCAACGGCAGATGAACAAGGTGCGCTCCCAGGTCAAGCACTACACCGACGAGCACGACCTGGAGCCGCCGCAGTCGTTGGCCCGGCAGGCGTCGCGGGTGCTGGAGATCGACGACGAGATGACGTCGGGGTTCACGGCACTGGCCACGCGCGTGCGGTCGTGGTGGCGGCTCGCGGTGTCCGGTCCCACGGAGCGGGACGCGCTGCGACTCGCGCAGCAGTTGCTCGACCTCTACAAACCCAAGATCGCGATCGAGCATCCGGAGGCGCAGTACGCGCTGGCGCGGGAGTTCATCCCGGGTGAGCCGCTGTCGTCCGGCGCGTATCTGCGCCGGGGTTCGGTGGTGTGGGCCGCCTCGGCCGTGCCCACCGCGACGGCCGAGGTGGGCGACCGGCGCGGCATCCTGCTCGGCGAGACCTGCACGGCCACCCGCAGGCCCGTCGCGTGGGACCCGTGGATGGCGCAGGAAGTCCGAGACGGCTCCGGCCTGACGGCGATGGTGGCGGGCCTCGGTGGCGGCAAGTCGTTCCTCGGTGGCGGCATCGTCTACAAGACGCTGCGGGCGGGAGCCCACTGGACGATCCTCGACCCGTCGGGGCCGTTGTCGGCGTTGTGCGAGCTGCCGGAGATCCGGCCGTACGCGCGGCCGATCAACCTGCTCAACGCCCAGCCGGGCATCCTCAACCCGTACCGTGTCGTGGCCGAGCCACAGCTCGAACACTTCATGGACGAGGACGACCCCGAGCGGGCGTGGCGAAGGGAACGCGCGCTGGCGGGCGCGACCCGGCGACGTCTCGTGCTGGACGTGCTCACCGGTGTGCTGCCGTACGAGGTGGCGCGGATGCCACAGACACGCATCGTGCTGCTCCGCGCCGTGCGCCGGGTCGGGGGACGCTACGACGCCGACCCCGGCCAGGTGATCGACGCGCTGCGCCGCGACTCCAGTGAGCACCACGAACACGCCGTCGTGGTGGCCGACTTCCTCGACGAGCTGCGCGAACGCATGTCGCTGCTCATCCCCGAAGCCGACGCCGACCCGTACTCCGACACCCGTGACGACCGGCTCACCGTCCTCACGATGGCCGGACTGACGCTTCCGAAGGAGGGCGTGGGCCGGGAGCACTGGACCGACGCCGAGGCGCTCGGTGTCGAGATGCTCAACCTCGCGGCGTGGCTCACCCAACGCTCGGTGTACGAGAAGCCGAAGGAGGAACGCAAGGGCGTCTGGATCGACGAGGCGTTCTTCCTGTCCGAGGTGCCCACAGGGCGGGTGCTCATGAACCGGTTCGCGCGCGACTCGCGGAAGTGGAACGTGCGCGTGCTGCTGTCGTCGCAGATCCCCGCCGACTTCCTGAGGATCCAGGGCTTCGTGGCACTGCTCGACTCGGTGTTCGTGGGCCGGCTCGACGACGACGAGACCCAGTCCGACGCGTTGCGCCTGCTCAAGGTGCCGGTCGGGGTGGGCTACGAGCACGTGGTCGCGGCGCTGGGCCGCAGGCCGGGTTCGCGCCGCGACGTCGAGCGTGACACCGAGCCGCGGCAGTTCATCTTCGCCGACGGCGCCGGTGGCGTCGAACGTATCCGGGTGGACTTCTCCGGTCCGCACCTCGAACACCTGCGCACGGCACTCGACACCACACCCGGTTCGGCGTCGAACGCCGCGCGCCGGGCTCCCACCGCCGGTGGTGCGGCCAACGAGAACGGTGGGAGCGAGGGCGCCGCGCCTCTGCCCGAGCCACCGGAGCCGGAGCTGGACGAGGAACTGGAACGCGCGGCGGAGCGGGAGGTCGGCCTCACCGAGGAGGACGTGCTGGCGGGCACGACCGAGGCCGACGGCGCACGTGAGAACGGGGCCGGGAAGGCGCGCTCGGAGGGCAAGGAGCACGCGGGAGCCGGCAAGGGCGGCACCGGCAGGGATGCGGCATGAACACGATCATGACGTTGGTGGCCGTGGCCTGCTGCGCGTGGGCGTGGCGGGCGCTGCGGGCGCGCCGTCGTGGCGGCCCCGTGCGGCGCAGGGGGCCCGCGCTCGCGATGGTCGTGGCGGTGCTGGGGCTCCAACTGACGATCACCGCGCCCGCGTCCGCGCAGGACGGGTGCGAGGTCCCGAACCCGGAACGCCCTGGGTCGGGCATGGTGGGCGCCATCGACCCACCGGCCGCGAACGGGGAGGCGGGCAGCGCCTACCTCGACTACAGCTACGCGGGCATGGTGTGGCACGTCTACGACTGCGACAACGGCGCGCTCAGCCTCGGCTCGCCGGAGTCCACCATCGACACGTGGGCGGGCAACCAGCTCTTCAACATCGCCAAGAACATCGTCGGCGCCACGAACTCGCTGCACTACACGGTGCTGGAGGGCGGGCTGCTCAACCCGATCTACAACGCCGTTTCGGAGGGCGCGAAGGCCGTCTACGACAACGTCTACACCCAGCTCTTCGGCCTCTTCGCCCTGCTGCTGGCGATCCTGCTGTTCCGCAACATCTGGCGGGGCGACCTGTCCACGGTGAGCAAACGCGCGCTGTTCGCGCTCGGCGGGGTGTGGCTGGCCGCGTCGTCGATGGCGCTGCTGCGCTACTACGACGACATCGACCGCGCCATCGTGCAGACCACCACCAACATCCAGGCCGGGTTCGTCGACGAGACCGAAGACCGTGTGGTGCGGCACATCCTGCCCACCGACCTGCACAACGAGGTGGTCTACGACAACTGGCTGCGTGGGGAGTTCGGTGCTCCCGACTCACCGCAGGCGGACGAGTTCGGCAGGGAGTTGCTCGACGCGCAGGCGTTCACGTGGGAGGAGATGCGCAGCGGCGACGACGCCGACGAGGCGCTGATCGAGGAGAAGAAGTCGGCGTACCGCGAGATCGCGGGCCAACTCGGCCCCGCGTCGGGCTACTTCACGGGTGAGGACGGCAGCCGCACCGGCGTCGGCTTCCTCGCGTTCCTGCAGAGCCTGTGTTACGCGCTGTTCCAGTTGTTCGCGAAGGCGGCGGTGCTGCTGGCGCAGATCCTGGTGCGCCTGTTCACGTTGACGGCACCGCTGATCGGTCTCGTCGCGATCCTGCACCACGACATCCTGCGCCGTGTCGGCCGGGTCGTCGGAACGGTCGCGTTCAACCTGCTGGTGCTGTCGGTGCTCGCGGGTGTGCAGGCGTTGCTGTTGCGGGCCATCTTCACGGCGGGCAGCGCGCTGTCGATGCTGACCCAGATGGTGGTCGCGGGCCTGGTCACCGTGTTGCTGTTCATGGTGGGCAAGCCGGGCAAACGGTTGTGGCAGATGGTGGAGATGTCCGTCGGCATGGTCGGTGCGGCGGTGCCGACGCCGCGCGGAGGCCTCTTCTCCCGGTTCCGCCGTGGCGGTGACACGCCCAGCCCCCAGGACGAGTTCTGGAAGACGGTGGCGGAGCAGGACGCCGCCGAGGGCGGTGCGAACACGCGGGGCACCGGAGGGGTGCTCGCGGGTGGGCGCAACCGTCCCGAAGCGACGGTCGTGGCCACGGCCGAGCGCCTCGACACGCGGGCGGGCGGTGGTGCGCACCCGGCCACGCTGTGGTCGCCCGGTGCGCGGGCGGCGTTGCCCGCGGCGGGAAGCGACTCCGCGGGGGTGTTCGGCGGGTACCCGCCGAGCCGGTCACCCGGTGACTACGTGAGTGGGCAGGGCCCTATGCCGGTGGTCTCGGGCGGCAGCCGCAGGGTCGATACCGCGCCGGTGAGCGATCCCGGCTGGGACCGGCTGGACGACGTGGATCCCGTGGTGGTGCCGTCGCGACTGTCGGCGAGCGCCGACCCCGTGACGGCGGCGCCGTCCACCTCGCCCCCGGTGCGGAACGCGGCTCCGGCCGCCGTGCCGCAGCCTCGCCGCGTGGAACACGAGCTGGTGGCGGGCAAGCCCGTGTTCGTGCTCTACCGGCCGTCGCGGGGACTCGAGGTCCGTGACGACGGTCGCGACACCGACCGCGTGGTCCGGTAGGGGGCGCGGGTATGCCGATTCGTACGAACCGGGGCCGGGCGGCGGTGTACCGCCGCCTGTGGGGCTGGCCGATGCGCTCGCCGACACACCTCGTGGGCACCGTCGTCCTGGTCGTCGCGTTGATGATCGCCGCGGGGCTGCTCGTCCCGAGACTGGTGGGTGACAACGGGACGGCTCCCGGCTCGCCGGGGGCGGCCGGGTCCACTGGGTCCACTTCGGACAGTGTCGCTCGCTCGCCGGAGGGCAGCGCGGAGCCGACGCTCGACCGGGAGACGCTCCCGACGCGTCTTTCCGAACCGCTCGCCACGCCCACCACGGCCGAGCCCGCGCCCGAGGCGTTGGAGGTGGCGAAGCAGTGGGTCACCGCGTGGGCGGCCGCGCCGGAGGACGGTGCCCAGGACGCGTGGCTGGAGAGCCTGCGCCCGTACACCACGGCGGAGTTCCTGCCGCAGCTTCGAACCGTGGACCCGTCCAACGTCGAGGCCACCAAGGTCGTCGGTGAGCCGAAGGCACGTGAGGCCTACACCCGGTCGGTGAAGGCCGAGGTCACCACCGACGGGCCGACGTTGCTCGTCACCGTGATCGAGACCGACGACGGGTGGCGGGTGACCGGCTACACCGAGGCAGTCGAGTGAGGGGGTGATGCCGCCGTGCGAGCCGGACTGCTGATCGGATTCGTCGCCGCCGCGACCACCACCGTGCTCGTGGCCGCCGGCGCGGTGATGGTGCTCGACAGCCAGCGGCAACAGGTCCACGCCACCCCGTTGAGCTGCAACGCGGCGCTCGGCCCCACCCAGCCGGGACAGCAGGGCCGGGGCGCGAACGACGCCGCGAACCTGACCGACGAACAACTGGGCACGGTCTCGCTCATCATCTCGATCGGCAAGGAACGGGAGCTCTCGCCGAGGGCGTGGCAGATCGCGATCCAGGCCGGTATGACCGAGTCGGGGTTGCGCAACGTCAACTACGGCGACCGGGACTCACTCGGGATCTTCCAGATGCGGCCGTCGATGGGGTGGGGCTCGCCCGCGCAGGTCACCGATCCCACCTACGCGGTGAACAAGTTCTACGACGTACTGGAGGCCATTCCCGGTTGGGAGGACATGCGGCCCGGTGACGCGGCGCAGGCCGTGGAGCGTTCGGCGTTCCCCGACCGCTACCACCGGTGGGAGCCGATGGCGGTGCACCTCGTCGAGACACTCGGGGAGGTGTCCGACGCCACGGGGTGCGGACCCGGCATGGGGGCCGCGCTGCCGCCCAACGAGGAGGCGGCCAAGGCCATCGAGTTCGCGCTCGACGAGCGCGGCAAGCCGTACGTGTGGGGCGCGGAGGGCCCGGACGCGTACGACTGCTCCGGGCTGATGCAGACGGCCTACGAGGCGGCCGGGATCACGCTGCCGCGCGTGTCCCGCGACCAGTACGGGGCGGGAGCGATGTTGCCGGTGGAGGAGGCGCAGCCGGGCGACCTGGTGTTCTGGGCCTACGACTCGTCGGACCCGTCGACGATCCACCACGTCGCCATGTACCTGGGTGAGGGGAAGATCGTGGAGGCACAGCAGTCCGGTGTTCCCGTGCACACGCGGGACTTCTCGTTCGACGAGGCCGGTCTCGTGCCGCAGGCCGTGCGGCCCGGTGTGTGAGGAGAAGGCGTGGCCAAGCAGTGGGGTAGGCGAAGGAAAGCGAAGAGCCCGGTCGTGGTGCCTCAGGCGTTCGACGCGGCGTTCGGTACGCCCGCGCAGGGGCGGCGGGTGAACCAGCCGCTCCGGCCGGACCGGGGTGTCGCGTCGAGCACGCCCCTGGCCGATCAGCTGTCCACGGAGGCCCCCGGGGTCACGGAGAACTACGTGGTGCTGCCGCGCTCGCTGGCCGAGGACATGCCGTTGCCGTGGCAACAGCAGATGGCCGCGTTGCTCGCCCAGTTCCACGAGACGCACCGGAACCTGTCGTGGCCGACGTACCGCGTGGTGCCGTCGCGTCCCGAGCGACTGGTCGACCTGGACGAGGAGCAGCTCGCGGGAGCGGGCTACCTGGTGGAGCTCGACGCCGACGGCGAGATGGTCTACCGCGACCGCACCGGCAGGCGGGTGGAGGACCCGGAGAACACCGTCGCTCTCGTGCCGTGCCTCGATCCGGTCGTACGCAAACCGGGCCACACCGCCGACGCGCCGGAGGGCGGAGCGGCCAAGCCGGGTGCCGTACCCATGAACATCGGTCCGCAGCCGGTGTGGCGCACCACGACCACCCCCGGGTCGTCGGCGCCCCCGCTGCCACCACCGCCCACGGCGCCGTCCCTCACGTCGCCCCCGGCTGCGGCTTCGGCGCCCGAACCCGCGCCGAAACCGCCCGAAACGCCCGGTCTGGGCCCGGGGGATCGCGGCTGGTTCGACGAGCTGGAACCGGCGAGCGGCACGGCCGGACCGCGCGACGAGCCGGGCCGGTCCGGACCCGCAGCGGCGGACTCGGAGAGCCCGGCGCCGGAATTCGGTCCGACCGGTGACGAGCCGACGGAGATCCCTTACCGCTATCGCCGTTGACCGGTCCATGCCAGGCTGACATCTATGGCAGCCAAACGTAAGGACCCGAACCCGCCGACGGGCTGGTGGTACAACACGCGGACAGGCGAGGTCGAGCACGGCGAGCTGTCGCGAGCCATCGACCTCATGGGGCCGTATCCCGACGAGGCCACCGCGCGGCGCGCGTTGGAAATCGCCAAGGAGCGCACGAAGCGTGCCGATCGGGCGGAGGCCGAGTGGGAGGGCGAGGACGTCGACGAGCCGTGATCCGGCACGAGCGGCGACATCCGGGGCTGCCGGGTTAGTGTCGAGGTGTGGCTCTGGTGGCGCACGGCCAGGGCGCCGGCGATTTCGCCTCGCTGCGCGCCGAGTTCGCGCTGCCGGAGTCGTTCCCGCCGCAGGCTCTGGCAGAGGCCGAGGTCGTCGCCGGTGATCCCCTCTCCTGTCCGGGCCGTCGCTCCGACGCCACCGACCTGCCTCTCGTGACCGTCGACCCGCTGGGTGCCAAGGACCTGGACCAGGCGGTGCTGCTGACGCGGCGCGGCAGGCGCGGGTTCCGTGTGCACTACGCGATCGCCGACGTCGCCGCGTTCGTCGTTCCCGGTGGTGCGCTGGACGCCGAGGCGCGACGCCGTGGCCAGACGCTGTACCTGCCGGACGGCAACGTGGGGCTGCATCCGCCGATGCTGGCCGAGCAGGCCGCGAGCCTGCTGCCCGGAGTGGTGCGACCCGCGGTGTTGTGGACGCTCGACGTGGACGCCGAGGGGGAACCGTGCGCGGTCCGGGTGCGCCGGGCGTGGGTGCGCTCGGTGGAGCAGCTCGACCACGACTCGGTGGCCGAGGCGTTGCGGGCCGGCACACCACACCCGTCCGTGGCCGCGCTGCCGGAGCTGGGCAGGTTGCGGCGGGAGCGCGCGGCCCGGCGGGGCGCGCTGGAGCCGCAGGTGCCCGAACAACGCATCCGGGCCGAACCCGAGGGCGGTTGGGCGTTGGTGCGCAGGCTGAGACACGAGGTGGAGGAGTGGAACGCCGAGCTTTCGTTGCTCACGGGCATGGTGGCGGCGAAGCTGATGATCGAGGCGGGGGTCGGCGTACTCCGCACGGTGCCCGAGGCGGGTGACGACGCCGTGGACTGGCTGCGGCGGTCCGCCCGCACGCTCGGTGTGCCGTGGCCGGACTCGGCGGGTGTCTCGGAGGTACTGGCCGAGCTCGATCCGGCCGATCCCGCGTCGCTGGCGTTGCACGCGGCGACGGTGCGGCTGTTGCGGGGCGCCGGCTACACCGCCTTCGACGGCGAGGTCCCCGAGTCGGTCGGCCACGGGGGCATCGGCAGTCCGTACGCGCACGTCACCGCACCCATCCGGCGGTTGGTGGACCGCTTCGCCACCGAGGTGTGCCTCGCGGTCACCGAAGGCAGGGACGTCCCGGAGTGGGCGCGCCGGTCACTCCCGGAACTACCGCGGCTGATGGGGTTGTCCGACACACGGGCGTCCCGGGTCGAACGGGCCTGTCTCGACCAGGTCGGCGCGTGGGTGCTCGCCGAGCGCGTGGGGACGACGTTCGACGGGGTGGTGTTGCGCTTCGACGCGACGGGATCGGCGGAGGTGTTCGTGCGGAACCCGCCCGTGCTGGTCCGCTGCGCCGACGTGACGGTCCCGGAGGGCAGTGAGATCACCGTGCGTCTCACCGAGGTCGATGTCGCCGACCGGAGGATGTGCTTTGAACAGGCGTGAGCGTAGTGAGGACGGATCGACGGAGGGCTGGACCGACGAGGAGCGCGCGCTGCGGGAGCGGGTCCTGGCCGGACACAGTGTCGTGGTGAACGTGCGGAAGTCGGGACCGCACAAGCATCTCGTGCCGTGGCTGGTGGACGAGGGCCTCATCACCTACGTCGGGCACGCCGGGAACCGGCACTCCTGGCCCGAGTCCGACTTCGCCAACCCCTTCGTGAAGGAGGCGAAGCAGGACCGCACCATGATGGTCCGGCACTACCGGGACTATCTGCGCGACCAGCCCGGGTTGCTGCGCCGCCTGCGCGACGGCGAGCTGAACGGGCGGGCGCTGGGCTGTTGGTGCGCCCCCGAGCCGTGCCACGCCGACGTTCTGGTGGAGTACACGGCATGAAGGACGACCTGGGCGACGACGTCGTGCTCTCCGGCCTGCCGAACCGGGTGGTGTCACTGGTGCCGTCACTGACGGAGGCCGTGGCCGAGACCGTTCCCGGAGTGCTCGTGGGCGCCACCGACTACTGCACGCACCCCGCCGGGCTGGCCGTGCCCAGGGTCGGTGGCTCGAAGTACCCGAAGGTCGACGCGGTGCTCGACTGCGCCCCCGACCTGGTGCTGGGCAACGCCGAGGAGAACCGGCCCGAGGACGTGCGCCGGTTGCGTGAGGCGGGCATCGCGGTGTGGGTCACGGCCGCACCCGCGACCGTGCCCATGGCCCTGGAGTCGCTGCGCACGCTGTTCACGCGTGCGTTCGACGTGGCGGTTCCCACCTGGCTGACCGAGGCCGAGGACGCGTGGCGGGACACGCCTGCCGTGCGCGTCCGCGCCGTGGTGCCGGTGTGGCGCAAGCCGTGGGTGGTGCTGGGCCGCGACACCTTCGGCGGCGACGTGCTGCGCCGCCTCGGCGTCCACAACGTCTACGCCGGGCACGCCGACCGCTACCCGCGACCCACCGTGGAGCAGTTGCGGGCCCGGTTCGCCGACGGCGACGCCGAGCTGCTGGTGCTCCCCGACGAGCCGTACGTCTTCACCGACGACGACGGCCCCGACCACTTTCCCGGTGTGCCCTACGCGCTGGTCTCGGGGCGCAGGCTCACGTGGTACGGCCCGTCGCTGGCCGACGCCAGAGCGGAACTGGAGGCCGCCCTCGCGAACGTCCGAACCCGGTGAGCGCTTCAGGGGCGTGCGGCGAAGGCGTCCGTCGCGCGGCGCAGGGCCCGCAGCACGCCCGGGTCGGTGACCGCGTGCCCCGCACCGTCGACCATGGTCAGCGTGGAGTCCGGCCACGCGCGGTGCAGCTCGAACGCGGTGATCGGCGGGCACACCAGGTCGTAGCGGCCCTGGACGATGTGTCCGGGGATGCCGGCGAGGCGGTGGGCGTCGCGTAGCAGTTGCCCCTCCTCCAGCCACGCGCCGTTCGCGAAGTAGTGCAGGGCGATGCGGGCGAACGCGACGGCGAACGGCGGGGCGCTGTAACTCGCGTGGAAGCCCGGCTGCGGGGTGATCGACACGATCGCGCCCTCCCACGCGCTCCACGCCACGGCCGCCCGCTCGGCGACGTCGGCGTCCGGGCTGTCGACGAGGTCGCGGTACGCGGCGAGCAGGTCACCACCCCGCGCGGGCGGTGGCACCACGTCGACGTAGCGCTGCCACGGCTCGGGAAACAGGTGCCCCGCGCCGCCGTTGTAGAGCCAGTCGAGTTCGGCCCTGCGGGCCGTGAAAACCCCGCGCAGCACCAGCTCACTGACCCGTGACGGGTGGGTCTGCGCGTAGGCGAGCGCGAGTGTGGCCCCCCACGAACCGCCGAACACGAGCCAGCGGTCGATGCCGAGATGCTCCCGCAGGGCCTCCATGTCGGCGACCAGGTGCCACGTCGTGTTCGCCGACAGGTCGACGTTCCGGTCGCTGACGTGCGGCGTGCTGCGGCCCGAGCCCCGCTGGTCGAACTGCACGATCCGGTACACGGCCGGGTCGAAGTGCCGACGCGACACCGGGTTGCTTCCGCTGCCCGGTCCGCCGTGCAACACCACCGCCGGTTTGCCGTCGGGCGCGCCGCTGACCTCCCAGTACACCCGCTGCCCGTCGCCGACCTCCAACATGCCGGTGGCATGGGGAGCGATCGGCGGGTACAAGTCCGGCTCCGGCACCACCCGCGACACCGCCTACCTCCTGTCGAACGACCCGGCGCCCGCCCACGTTCGGTGCTCGCCGGCGCCGGGTCGTTCTTAGCAGGTCCGCGCCGGCGTCAGTGGAAGGTGTGTTCCGCGGCGGGGAACGACCGCTGCCGCACGTCGTCGGCGAACGTCCTCGCCGCCGTGGTGAGCGCTCCGGCGAGGTCGGCGTACTGCTTGACGAACCGAGGGACGCGGCCGGTGCGCAGCCCGGCCATGTCCTGCCACACGAGTACCTGAGCGTCGCAGTCCGGTCCCGCGCCGATGCCCACGGTGGGGATGCGCAGATCGTGGGTGATCTGCTTGGCGACCTCCGAGGGCACCATCTCCATGACCACCGCGAACGCGCCCGCGTCCTGCAGCGCCAGCGCGTCGGCGATGAGGCCGTCGCCCGAGGCGCCACGCCCCTGGACGCGGTAGCCGCCGAGATTGTGCTCACTCTGGGGAGTGAAACCGATGTGGCCCATCACGGGCACCCCTGCCGCGGTCACGGCTTCCACGTGGGCGGCGAACCTGCGCCCGCCCTCCAGCTTGACGGCGTGGGCGCGGCCCTCCTTCATGAACCGCGCCGCCGTGGCCACGGCCTGTTCGGGTGAAGCCTGGTAGGAGCCGAACGGCAGGTCCGCCACCACGAGCGCCTTGGTGACCGACCTGGTGACCGCTCTGACCAGAGGGAGCATCTCGTCGACGGTGATCGGGAGCGAGGACTCGTAGCCGTACACGGTGTTGGCCGCCGAGTCGCCGACCAGCA encodes:
- a CDS encoding ATP-binding protein, with protein sequence MFGRGSSRKAQYPAAAQRAGSGRRGRRLPGEQSIPSYTPSIAARSIDGHLLRTGHEVYAWYRLAPQRWSFRSDSQRRDLIAAIAGQYAELQGRWLHLRVTTRPYPIRMWAEAHVHNAHGRPSDVPDALSFDDYLVGEQQQLMGRSMAEKEVYLGVQVQTRRVVDRAVERAAPLLRKILPEAVDAELAALDSEVEHLDQVIGAPGLEGRPVQAEEMSWLMHRSCSLGLPAPRNLPAVPGAAWEPEDLASFTDAADFHCEPYAPTVTVRGRTGSNAGVARHVAVLTVGQMHGLSIPEVDDPWVQHADRLPSAVEWSARIYVRRPEEVAGELQRQMNKVRSQVKHYTDEHDLEPPQSLARQASRVLEIDDEMTSGFTALATRVRSWWRLAVSGPTERDALRLAQQLLDLYKPKIAIEHPEAQYALAREFIPGEPLSSGAYLRRGSVVWAASAVPTATAEVGDRRGILLGETCTATRRPVAWDPWMAQEVRDGSGLTAMVAGLGGGKSFLGGGIVYKTLRAGAHWTILDPSGPLSALCELPEIRPYARPINLLNAQPGILNPYRVVAEPQLEHFMDEDDPERAWRRERALAGATRRRLVLDVLTGVLPYEVARMPQTRIVLLRAVRRVGGRYDADPGQVIDALRRDSSEHHEHAVVVADFLDELRERMSLLIPEADADPYSDTRDDRLTVLTMAGLTLPKEGVGREHWTDAEALGVEMLNLAAWLTQRSVYEKPKEERKGVWIDEAFFLSEVPTGRVLMNRFARDSRKWNVRVLLSSQIPADFLRIQGFVALLDSVFVGRLDDDETQSDALRLLKVPVGVGYEHVVAALGRRPGSRRDVERDTEPRQFIFADGAGGVERIRVDFSGPHLEHLRTALDTTPGSASNAARRAPTAGGAANENGGSEGAAPLPEPPEPELDEELERAAEREVGLTEEDVLAGTTEADGARENGAGKARSEGKEHAGAGKGGTGRDAA
- a CDS encoding C40 family peptidase, which encodes MRAGLLIGFVAAATTTVLVAAGAVMVLDSQRQQVHATPLSCNAALGPTQPGQQGRGANDAANLTDEQLGTVSLIISIGKERELSPRAWQIAIQAGMTESGLRNVNYGDRDSLGIFQMRPSMGWGSPAQVTDPTYAVNKFYDVLEAIPGWEDMRPGDAAQAVERSAFPDRYHRWEPMAVHLVETLGEVSDATGCGPGMGAALPPNEEAAKAIEFALDERGKPYVWGAEGPDAYDCSGLMQTAYEAAGITLPRVSRDQYGAGAMLPVEEAQPGDLVFWAYDSSDPSTIHHVAMYLGEGKIVEAQQSGVPVHTRDFSFDEAGLVPQAVRPGV
- a CDS encoding RNB domain-containing ribonuclease — encoded protein: MALVAHGQGAGDFASLRAEFALPESFPPQALAEAEVVAGDPLSCPGRRSDATDLPLVTVDPLGAKDLDQAVLLTRRGRRGFRVHYAIADVAAFVVPGGALDAEARRRGQTLYLPDGNVGLHPPMLAEQAASLLPGVVRPAVLWTLDVDAEGEPCAVRVRRAWVRSVEQLDHDSVAEALRAGTPHPSVAALPELGRLRRERAARRGALEPQVPEQRIRAEPEGGWALVRRLRHEVEEWNAELSLLTGMVAAKLMIEAGVGVLRTVPEAGDDAVDWLRRSARTLGVPWPDSAGVSEVLAELDPADPASLALHAATVRLLRGAGYTAFDGEVPESVGHGGIGSPYAHVTAPIRRLVDRFATEVCLAVTEGRDVPEWARRSLPELPRLMGLSDTRASRVERACLDQVGAWVLAERVGTTFDGVVLRFDATGSAEVFVRNPPVLVRCADVTVPEGSEITVRLTEVDVADRRMCFEQA
- a CDS encoding DUF4326 domain-containing protein, coding for MNRRERSEDGSTEGWTDEERALRERVLAGHSVVVNVRKSGPHKHLVPWLVDEGLITYVGHAGNRHSWPESDFANPFVKEAKQDRTMMVRHYRDYLRDQPGLLRRLRDGELNGRALGCWCAPEPCHADVLVEYTA
- a CDS encoding helical backbone metal receptor codes for the protein MKDDLGDDVVLSGLPNRVVSLVPSLTEAVAETVPGVLVGATDYCTHPAGLAVPRVGGSKYPKVDAVLDCAPDLVLGNAEENRPEDVRRLREAGIAVWVTAAPATVPMALESLRTLFTRAFDVAVPTWLTEAEDAWRDTPAVRVRAVVPVWRKPWVVLGRDTFGGDVLRRLGVHNVYAGHADRYPRPTVEQLRARFADGDAELLVLPDEPYVFTDDDGPDHFPGVPYALVSGRRLTWYGPSLADARAELEAALANVRTR
- the pip gene encoding prolyl aminopeptidase translates to MSRVVPEPDLYPPIAPHATGMLEVGDGQRVYWEVSGAPDGKPAVVLHGGPGSGSNPVSRRHFDPAVYRIVQFDQRGSGRSTPHVSDRNVDLSANTTWHLVADMEALREHLGIDRWLVFGGSWGATLALAYAQTHPSRVSELVLRGVFTARRAELDWLYNGGAGHLFPEPWQRYVDVVPPPARGGDLLAAYRDLVDSPDADVAERAAVAWSAWEGAIVSITPQPGFHASYSAPPFAVAFARIALHYFANGAWLEEGQLLRDAHRLAGIPGHIVQGRYDLVCPPITAFELHRAWPDSTLTMVDGAGHAVTDPGVLRALRRATDAFAARP
- the panB gene encoding 3-methyl-2-oxobutanoate hydroxymethyltransferase, whose product is MSSDTPQAHPDAAGSGETTAPYGQPPAEQAPLRKRVRIHHLQEMKERGEPWPMLTAYDTYTARLFEDAGIPVLLVGDSAANTVYGYESSLPITVDEMLPLVRAVTRSVTKALVVADLPFGSYQASPEQAVATAARFMKEGRAHAVKLEGGRRFAAHVEAVTAAGVPVMGHIGFTPQSEHNLGGYRVQGRGASGDGLIADALALQDAGAFAVVMEMVPSEVAKQITHDLRIPTVGIGAGPDCDAQVLVWQDMAGLRTGRVPRFVKQYADLAGALTTAARTFADDVRQRSFPAAEHTFH